In Phycodurus eques isolate BA_2022a chromosome 10, UOR_Pequ_1.1, whole genome shotgun sequence, a genomic segment contains:
- the mfap2 gene encoding microfibrillar-associated protein 2 isoform X1, with translation MRALLLICMPVVLLAQAQYEESIPFLDDYGLDYLPENPNSENHDSVPENYQQQARFEPVIRPEKTETDLETEPTEPGPLDCREEQYPCTRLYSVHKPCKQCLNSLCFYSLRRVYVINREVCVRTVCAHEELLRVDLCRDQFSRCGVAALSGHCGSVGASCGKSCGGGC, from the exons ATGAGAGCCCTCCTCTTGATATGCATGCCAG TTGTGCTGCTTGCCCAGGCTCAGTACGAGGAATCTATTCCTTTTCTTG ATGACTATGGACTTGATTATTTACCAG AAAATCCAAATTCTGAGAATCATGATTCTGTTCCCGAAAACTACCAGCAGCAGGCCCGATTCGAACCCGTGATCCGTCCGGAAAAAACTG AGACGGATTTGGAGACGGAGCCCACGGAGCCCGGTCCTCTCG ATTGCAGAGAGGAGCAGTATCCGTGCACTAGACTCTATTCCGTGCACAAACCATGCAAGCAGTGCCTGAACAGTCTCTGCTTTTACAG TCTGAGGCGTGTGTACGTCATCAACAGGGAGGTGTGCGTGAGGACCGTGTGTGCACATGAAGAGCTGCTGAGAG TTGACCTGTGCCGGGACCAGTTCTCACGCTGCGGCGTGGCGGCGCTGAGCGGCCACTGCGGATCCGTGGGGGCGAGCTGCGGGAAGAGCTGCGGTGGTGGCTGCTGA
- the mfap2 gene encoding microfibrillar-associated protein 2 isoform X2, whose translation MRALLLICMPVVLLAQAQYEESIPFLENPNSENHDSVPENYQQQARFEPVIRPEKTETDLETEPTEPGPLDCREEQYPCTRLYSVHKPCKQCLNSLCFYSLRRVYVINREVCVRTVCAHEELLRVDLCRDQFSRCGVAALSGHCGSVGASCGKSCGGGC comes from the exons ATGAGAGCCCTCCTCTTGATATGCATGCCAG TTGTGCTGCTTGCCCAGGCTCAGTACGAGGAATCTATTCCTTTTCTTG AAAATCCAAATTCTGAGAATCATGATTCTGTTCCCGAAAACTACCAGCAGCAGGCCCGATTCGAACCCGTGATCCGTCCGGAAAAAACTG AGACGGATTTGGAGACGGAGCCCACGGAGCCCGGTCCTCTCG ATTGCAGAGAGGAGCAGTATCCGTGCACTAGACTCTATTCCGTGCACAAACCATGCAAGCAGTGCCTGAACAGTCTCTGCTTTTACAG TCTGAGGCGTGTGTACGTCATCAACAGGGAGGTGTGCGTGAGGACCGTGTGTGCACATGAAGAGCTGCTGAGAG TTGACCTGTGCCGGGACCAGTTCTCACGCTGCGGCGTGGCGGCGCTGAGCGGCCACTGCGGATCCGTGGGGGCGAGCTGCGGGAAGAGCTGCGGTGGTGGCTGCTGA